The nucleotide window TGCCGGAGAGCATCGCGTCGCGGATGGACCAGATGCGTTCGGAGTTCGGCGTGGCGAGCTTCGCGGTGATGTCGTCCTCGGATGGGCGATCGCCGGAATACCAGCGGTCTTTCGGGTCGCAGCCGAGCCCGAAGCGGCCCACTTCCAGACCTCGGAGGGCTTTCTGGAGCGATTCCTTGAAGGTCCGGCCGATGGCCATGACCTCGCCGACCGACTTCATCTGGGTGGTGAGGACGGGATCGGCGTCGGGGAATTTCTCGAAGGCCCAGCGGGGGATCTTGGTGACGACGTAGTCGATCGTCGGCTCGAAACAGGCGGGTGTTTCTCGGGTGATGTCGTTGCGGATCTCGTCGAGCCGGAAGCCGACGGCGAGCTTGGCGGCGATCTTGGCGATCGGGAAGCCGGTGGCCTTCGATGCCAGGGCACTGGAGCGGCTGACGCGGGGATTCATCTCGATGACGATCATGCGGCCATCTTTGGGATTGATGGCGAACTGAACGTTCGAGCCGCCGGTTTCGACGCCGATCTTGCGAAGGATGGCGATGGAGGCATCGCGCATCCGCTGGTATTCCTTGTCGGTAAGGGTCTGAGCGGGGGCGACGGTGATCGAGTCGCCGGTGTGGACCCCCATCGGGTCGAAGTTCTCGATGGAGCAGACGATGACGGCGTTGTCGGCGCAGTCTCGCATGACCTCCATTTCGTATTCCTTCCAGCCGAGGATGCTCTCCTCGATCAGGACGGTGTGAACGGGGCTCAGTTCGAGCGCATAGGTGACCATGCGGTCGAACTCGTCCTTGTTGAAGGCGATGCCGCCTCCAGAGCCGCCGAGGGTGAAGCTGGGGCGAAGGACGCAGGGGAGGCCGACCTCGTCTCGGATGGCCCGGGCCTCGTCGAGCGAGTGGGCGACGCCGGATCGGGCCGATTCGAGGCCGATCTCGTCCATGCACTGCTTGAACAGCTCGCGGTCCTCGGCCTTGCGGATGGCGTCGGCGTCAGCACCGATGAGGCGGCAGCCGAGGCGATCGAGGGCGCCGGACTCGGCCAGGGCGAGGCCGACGTTCAAACCCGTTTGGCCGCCGAGGGTGGGCAGGACGGCGTCGGGACGCTCCTTGGCGATGATCCGTTCGACGACCTCAGGGACGATCGGCTCGATGTAGGTCCGGTCGGCCATGCCGGGGTCGGTCATGATCGTGGCCGGATTGGAATTGGCGAGGACGACCTCGTAGCCTTCCTCGCGGAGGGCCTTGCAGGCCTGGGAGCCGGAGTAGTCGAACTCACAAGCCTGGCCGATGACGATCGGACCAGCGCCGATGATGAGGATCTTCTCGATGTCCTTGCGCTTGGGCACGGGCGGTGACTCGCTTCGCTTCGCTTCGGGAGGGACGCGGCGTGGGGACGAACGGACAGGCGGCGCGCATCGGGCCGCGGCACCTCGTTTCGATCCCGCTCGATCGAGGAGCCGCGGCCCGAAAATCGCCTGATTCTAGCCGGAAGACCGGCCCACCGACAAGGTTCGCCACCAGGGATGAGCAAGATCTCGCCGCCGAAGTGATGCCGGGAACAGGGAATCGGCGGCGAGAACGGGTCAGTCGGCCTCGGGGTCGTCCTCAACGAGGGTGATATCGTCGGGGTAGGGGGGTTCGAGGGGACCTCGGTAGCCGTCGGCCTCGCACGAGTAGCAGCAGGCCAGGTCGGTGTAGGTCAGGCCGGGGTGGCGATCGAGAATTTCATCCTCGGGAACACCGTGATCACGCATGGAGAGGATGTCATCGACGCGGAGGTTGAACTGATCCAGGACCGGCCATCGGGCATCGAACGACGGAACCATGGCAACGCGGCTCCGCCAGTCGCGCGCGGCGGCCTCGATCTCGTCGACCTCATCGTCCTTGCCGTCGTCGATGGGGTCTTCGGAGGGGAGGACCGGCTCGGGCTCGGGCTTCGTGGATTGCGGCGGAGCCGAAGCAACCGGAACGGGAGGATTCGGCGGAGCCTCGGGGAGGAGAATTGACGCCAAGGTGGGGTTTTCCGGGTCGGAATCGATGATTTTCCGGAGCAAGTCGAAGGTTTTCTGACGCTCTCGGAACGAGGTGAGCATGGTCTTGAGATACTGGTTCGCGCCGGGAACGCCTTGATCGAGGGCGGCGTAGGCTTTTCGAACACGCTCGAACGTCCAGAGAATGATGTCGATGCCGCGGTGTTCCAGGTCGGTTCGGGGAGCCAGGAGCGTTCGGATCTGGTCACAGACCGCCCGGAAGGCATCGTCGTTCATCGACCCGAGCGGGTACTGAAGAAAGATCGAGAGGTCGGTCTTGGGTCGAGTGCTGGTCCGAGATTTCCGGGGGCGAGGGTCACCGTCGGACGAATCGCGCTGGGGTTTTGGAGTGCGAGCCATGATGATCGTTCCAATCGTGAAGGTGCCGAACGGAGTTGCAAACGATCGGCGGGGAGTTCGTCGGGGAGTTCCTGCAGCGTCGCAGGTCATCGAGCGTGGGTGCGCCCCTCCGACGTCGCGAGGCTCGGGCGGTTGGCACGAGTCTCACGGTGATCGCCGCTCCTTTTAATCATCGAAAGAAAGATAGGGTCCAGTCACAAAATCAGGCGGAACGATCAAGAAAATTTACAAAATCACGTCAAGCTTTCAGAATCAGCGGCCGTCGGCGGGGACTCGGACACGTTTGCGCGTGACGAAGGGTTCCTCGCTGCCTTCGAGCGGGTCGCCGGGCTGAATCGACGCGAGCCGAGCTTCGGCGCGGGCGGCGTACTCGGGAGAAAGCTCGAAACCGAGGTAGCGACGACCGAGTTTCCGAGCCGCGGCAAGGGTGGTCCCACTGCCGGCGAACGGGTCGAGCACCAGATCCGCTTCCGAGGAACAGGCCCGGATGATTCGACCAAGGATTTGCTCGGGCATCTGGCAGCCGTGCCAGCCGGCGCGTTCCTTGAAAGTCCCGCAAACTCGGGGGACGTACCAGGTGTCGGAGGCAGGCTGGAAGCCTTCGGGAACGTCCTGAGGGCGGAGAATCCAGGTGTCGTCGGGGAGCCTTCCCTTGGGATTGGCTCGGCGATCGGCGTAAATCAGCTGGCGAGCCGAGGGGACCCGGACGGCATCGTCGTGAAAGGTGAACTGACGAGGATCTTTGACAAAATAAAAGAGATGGGCATGACTCCGGGCGAACTTTCGGGCGCAGTGAACGCCGAAGGTGTAGTACCAGATGACCCAGCTTCGGAGGTGGAGCTTCAGTTCGCGGTGAAAGAGGACTTTTAATTCGGCGGCAAACTCGTCGCCGATGGCAAGCCAGAAGGTGCCCGTTGGCTTCAGCAGGCGAACGACCTGCCGGCCCCACTGGAGCGACCAGTCGAGGTACTCGTCGGCCTTGCGAGCGTCCTGGTAAACATCGTACTCGTAGCCGATGTTGAAGGGGGGATCGGCAAAGGCCAGTGCCACGCTCTCGCCGGGGAGCGAGGCCATCGCCTCGACGCAGTCACCGTGCAGCAATTGATCGACCGGAAGGCCGCTTCGGGGCATGGGAGCAGTCTCTCGGCTCGGAGGTGCAACGCGATCCCGCCCAGAGAAGGCGAGAGAGGTCGTCATCAAAGCGTGAATCTGATGGGGCAACTCACGGCATGCTGACCAAATCCTAGCACGCCGGGAGGTTCCCTGAGGGCTTGGGCGTTGCGGGATCAGGGGCGGGTGATGAGGGTGGTGTCGATGTCAGCGGTCAGGAGGGCGACCCGAATCGATTGCGAAGCAACGCGGGGAGTTGTCGGTGAAGGGCTCGAAGATCGCAGGCCACGAAATCAGCGCCGATTCGGGAGCAGGGATCGTCGAGACCCGAAAGGGCTCGGCCACCCGCAATCACCAGCAAGGATGGGCTGATCGATCGACTCTGCGAGATGAGCCAGGCGGCCTCGTCGAGGTGCTCGGCCAGCGAGACGGAAAGGGCGAGAACACTGGCCCGAAACTCGGCCACAAAGTCTCGGATGGATTCAGAAGGAGCCCCCTCGCCGAGCAGGTGGACCTCAAGCCCGGCGGCCCGGAGGATGTCGGAGGCCATCATCAAGCCCAGGACGTGACGCTCATGGGGAGCGCAGCAGGCCACGGCGGTGCCGGTGATGGCGTCGGGACGAGCCCAGATACGCGGACCGTGGCGGAGAATCAGGTCACGAGTCACCTCGCTGATGTAGTGCTCGTGGGCCACGCTGATTCGGTCTTCCTGCCACTCCTGTCCGGTGTGGATGAGCGCAGGGACGAGCACCTCGTCGTAGAGGCTCGCCACATCGCCATTGTGTTCGACGAGAAAACGCTCGACCAGGCTCATGGCCCCGGGACGATCGAGTTGCACAAGGCGATCAAAATAGGCAAGGTGAGGGGGCATTGGTGTCGTACTGGTCATCACGAACCCCTCAACCATCATCCTCGGGAGGAGCGATCGCCGCCGGGCGGTTCCACCCTTGGAATTCTAAGAACACCTGCGTCTCAAGCTATCGTAAACGCCGGTGCGGAGTGATCAAGCAGGAAACCGGATGACTTACCAGGCGTCGCGATCGTCGGGTGAGCCACTGCGATCGAAGTCCGCATGGCTGTAGGGGTCGAAGGTCGCGGATTCGAGCCGCTCCGCTTCCTCGGCCACCAGTACCTGAGCGGTTCGTCGGCACGCAACGCCGGCAATCAGACAGAGCGTCGCCACCTGGAGCGAGGCGATCACCCGCAGAAAGGTCACGCCGAGGTACATCAGGGCCTCGGCCAGATTGGGCCTGGGGCCGGCGATCAGGGGCCAACCGCCTCCCCATCGGGTCTGGGTAACGAAGTAGATTAGTGAAACGATCAGGCCGACCATCGAAAACTGCCGGGCCGTGCGTCCGGCATCGGGCGCGGCCTTCATGCCGAGATGCGAGGCGACTTCGGCCGCGAGGCTGGCAAACAGGTAGAACTCGACCCAGCCGAAAATCAGGACGGCGTTGTGCAGCAGCCACTCGTGGCCCATCGCTCCGACCGGGAGCCCCATCATCCCGGCCTGGGAGATTCCCCAGTGGATCGAGTCGAACAGGTTCAGGATCACGAGCAGTCCCGCCCGGCGCTGCCAGTGGGAGTCGGTCCAGCGGCCCCAGAGCAGGTACGAACCGAACAGGGCGCCGGCGGTGATCGGCAACTCAACCGTCCAGGTGAACCACGGTTGATTAAGCAGCACGAGGAGTCGTTGATCCCAGGTCAGGAGGATCCACAACATCAGGGCGGCACTCAGGCAAAGCAGCCCGAGCGCAGCACCGGCGATCCAGAACCCGGCGGTGCAGAGCCAGTAGCGGGGGGCCAGCGATGGGTGCTCGACGTCCATGGTTCCTTTTGATGAATTCGGGGTCCGGCCCGGGGGACGGTACGGGGCGGAAAGGGTCATCATCGCGTGCGGCGATCGGATTCGTCAACACGAGGGGGTTCGTCCTGTTCCGTAAAGACGAGGGCAACTGATCCCCAGGGCCGTTCCGGAGAGGCAAAGCTTGCGGCATTGCCCAGGACGGTAAGCTCAAGCCGGTTGCGAAGGCGAAGCGGCGAGGGAATCGGCACCTCGATCGGATCGGTTGAGAGCGCGTTCTCGGCCGATCGCTCGATCAACGGTTCGCCGTTGAGGTGAACGGTCAGCAACCCCGGCATTGACTCACAGCGAAGCCGGCACGCCATTGACGCAGACCCACGAGCCGGTCGCCCAAACTGGCGCAAAATCGTCATGGAATCCCGAGCAACGGGGAGGGTGTCGGATGGGAGGGGGAGGCGGATCGGTTCGATGCCGGGATCGGTCGGAAACCGGAATTCCCAGGGGCCTCGGAGTCGGATCAGGTGTTCGGGCATCGGAGGTTACGCTTTGGTATGGTCAGGTTCGGCGAGGTTGAGTATAGTCACTTTCCATCCCGGTCGTCTGGAGCCAGTCCGTTTCGACTCCCTTCGTTCGACTTCACGACCTCCCGACGTGCCTTGGATCCGATCGCCGCCGTACGGCCCAGGTCGTGCCGCCGGGTTGGTCGGAACGGGGAACGCAGCGGACCGCGTGCCCCGAGCGAATCGAGCCGCAAAGGCGAGGCGTCTCGCATCGTCTCGCATCCCCCCTTCCGAATCATACCGATCGACGCCGTCGCCCATGAGCACAGGCCAATCGCAGACCGACGCCCCCATCCGTTCGCTGCGCGGGGTGAAAATCCTGGGGAGCGGTCGGTATGTCCCGGAGCGGGTCGTGACCAACCACGACCTGTGCGAGATGCTGGGGTTCGATCCCGAATGGATCGTCAACCGGACCGGCATCCACGAGCGCCGGTTCGCACCGCCCCATCAGGCAACCAGTGATCTCGGCACCGCCGCGGCAGAACGTTGTCTCGCCGATGCGGGGTGCGACCCAGGAGAGGTTGACCTTCTGGTCGTCGGCACCATGACTCCGGACATGGCCTTTCCGTCGACCGGGTGCCTGATTCAGGACCGCATGAAGCTGCGATGCCCGGCCTTCGACCTGCAAGCCGCCTGCGCGGGGTTCATGTACGCCATGCTGACGGCGGCGCAGTTCGTGGCGGCCGGAACCAGCAAGCGTGCCCTGGCAATTGGGGCCGATTGCAACAGTCGGGTGATTAATCCGGGCGATCAGAAAAGTTACCCGCTCTTTGGAGATGGGGCCGGCGCGGTCTTGCTGGGTCCAGGGGAGCCGGAGCAGGGCTTCCTGGCCTATCAACTCGGTTCCGACGGCTCCGGAGGGGATCTATTGAACCGTCCGGCCTGTGGGAGTCGGTTACCACCTTCGTCCGAGGCCCTGACGCAGGGATTGCATTACCTGACGATGGATGGTCGAGCCGTGTTCAAATGGGCCGTGCGGATGCTGGCCGATTCGTCGAGCGCGGTGCTGGAGCACGCCGGTCAGACGATTGACGACGTGCGGTGGTTCATCCCGCACCAGGCGAATATCCGGATCATCCACGCCGCCAGCGACGTGCTGGGTTTCCGTCGCGAGAAGGTGTTCAAGAACCTGGAAAAGTACGGGAACACTTCGGGTGGGTCGATTCCGATTGCGTTCGATGAACTCCGGCGCGACGACCAGATTCAGTCGGGTGATCTGCTCCTGCTCTCCGGGTTTGGAGCGGGCCTGGCCTGGGGAACCGCATTGCTGCGGTACTGATTGGCGGCCCGAAGGTGGCCGACGAGCTTCGAGCAAGACACCGAGCCGATGACGAAGGGCCGCGGTGGACACAAAGATGGTCCACCGCGGCCCTTCGTTGACGCAGGTCAATCCTGGTGAAGGTGCGTTCGGATCGGGATCTCACATCCGGGTGAGAATGGAGTGGATTCGCCTCGGACCTTCGGGCTGAGGCCCACCGATCGAGGGGAGATCACCGATCAGTCGGCGGGCGAAGAAGCCCGCACCCTGAACACGGGTCGGTCCGGTCGGCGGGGCGAAGGCTTCGTCGCCGGTGATCCGGTAAAGGTTTCCGGTGAACCGGCCGGCGATGGTTCCATTGCCTGCCTCGTCGGTCGGGGTCCCGTAGACGCCGTCGGTCGGCCGGTAGGAGGCGGCGATGACCGAATCGACCAGATCGCCTCGCTGCTGGTAGAAGCCGATGCGGCTCGGTTGACGGATCGGGTCGAGTCCCTGCCGGAAGGAGAGGTAGTCGAACCCGGCGGCGACCAGCGTATTGAGGGAATCGCCAACGATCGTCGTGTCGCCGATGGAACGATTGGCGGTCATGGTCACGTTGGTCTGGGCGAAGCCCGGGCGCGTGACATAGTTGATGGTGCCGGGACCGCCGTACTGGATCGTCCGGGGGTCGGGAGGAATCTGACGGACGAGGTTGGTCGGGCCAAAGGTGCTCGAACCGATTTCCTCGGCCGCGATCACCCCACCGGCGAGGCCGGAGGCGGGGTAGCCTCGCTTGCCAATCGGATTGCCGGCTTCGAGCAAGGAGGGGGTGGTGTTGGCCGGGTTCCCGAGCCCTCGGAGGAACTTCAGTTGACCGATCTGGCCTGCGGTGGCGTCAATCGCCACGGCATCGGCAGGACCGCCGAAGTGGGCATGGCCGACCCGATTCAGGCCGCTGAAGCGG belongs to Tautonia marina and includes:
- a CDS encoding DNA-methyltransferase — translated: MPRSGLPVDQLLHGDCVEAMASLPGESVALAFADPPFNIGYEYDVYQDARKADEYLDWSLQWGRQVVRLLKPTGTFWLAIGDEFAAELKVLFHRELKLHLRSWVIWYYTFGVHCARKFARSHAHLFYFVKDPRQFTFHDDAVRVPSARQLIYADRRANPKGRLPDDTWILRPQDVPEGFQPASDTWYVPRVCGTFKERAGWHGCQMPEQILGRIIRACSSEADLVLDPFAGSGTTLAAARKLGRRYLGFELSPEYAARAEARLASIQPGDPLEGSEEPFVTRKRVRVPADGR
- a CDS encoding cobalamin B12-binding domain-containing protein, with protein sequence MTSTTPMPPHLAYFDRLVQLDRPGAMSLVERFLVEHNGDVASLYDEVLVPALIHTGQEWQEDRISVAHEHYISEVTRDLILRHGPRIWARPDAITGTAVACCAPHERHVLGLMMASDILRAAGLEVHLLGEGAPSESIRDFVAEFRASVLALSVSLAEHLDEAAWLISQSRSISPSLLVIAGGRALSGLDDPCSRIGADFVACDLRALHRQLPALLRNRFGSPS
- a CDS encoding beta-ketoacyl-ACP synthase III; translated protein: MSTGQSQTDAPIRSLRGVKILGSGRYVPERVVTNHDLCEMLGFDPEWIVNRTGIHERRFAPPHQATSDLGTAAAERCLADAGCDPGEVDLLVVGTMTPDMAFPSTGCLIQDRMKLRCPAFDLQAACAGFMYAMLTAAQFVAAGTSKRALAIGADCNSRVINPGDQKSYPLFGDGAGAVLLGPGEPEQGFLAYQLGSDGSGGDLLNRPACGSRLPPSSEALTQGLHYLTMDGRAVFKWAVRMLADSSSAVLEHAGQTIDDVRWFIPHQANIRIIHAASDVLGFRREKVFKNLEKYGNTSGGSIPIAFDELRRDDQIQSGDLLLLSGFGAGLAWGTALLRY
- a CDS encoding DUF433 domain-containing protein — translated: MARTPKPQRDSSDGDPRPRKSRTSTRPKTDLSIFLQYPLGSMNDDAFRAVCDQIRTLLAPRTDLEHRGIDIILWTFERVRKAYAALDQGVPGANQYLKTMLTSFRERQKTFDLLRKIIDSDPENPTLASILLPEAPPNPPVPVASAPPQSTKPEPEPVLPSEDPIDDGKDDEVDEIEAAARDWRSRVAMVPSFDARWPVLDQFNLRVDDILSMRDHGVPEDEILDRHPGLTYTDLACCYSCEADGYRGPLEPPYPDDITLVEDDPEAD